The Raphanus sativus cultivar WK10039 chromosome 6, ASM80110v3, whole genome shotgun sequence sequence TATGAGGATCCGCGGCCCTTATGGTCATACCGGACATGGTTGGCTTCAGCACCATCATTAGGCTCATTTGAGGTATGATTTGCCTCAGGGACATGCTTAGATCCAGGTGGTCTAAGCTCACTGTTCTTCAAGAGCAGCTCGTTGTTCTGTTCTGCAAGTAATAGACATGAGATGAGCTCACTATAGGTCTTAAAACCTTTCTGTCTGTATTGTTGCTGAAGCAACATATTGCTTGAGGAcattgtctggaaagtcttttcCAACAACTGCTTATCAGTTACAGTCTCGCCGCATAGCCTCAGTTTTGAGACTATTTTAAACATGGCTGAGTTGTACTCATTCACAGACTTAAAGTCTTGAATCCTGATATGAATCCACTCATAGGTGGCACCCGGAAGAATCAAGGTCTTCTGGTGATCATATCTCATCTGAAGCTCTTTCCATAACTCGTATGGATCACTCACTGTGAGGTACTGAGCTTTTAAGCTCTCCTCAATGTGATGACGGATGAGCATGAGGGTTTTAGAGTTCTCTTTCTTAGTAGCTTTGTTCTGAGGAACGATACAATGCTCTAGGCCTTTGGCTCCAAGAGAAATCTCGACATCTAGTGCCCATTGTAGGTAATTGTCACCCCTCACAGTTAGAGGTGCAAAATCCAAATTTACGATTTTGGCCATCTGAAACAAAGATCAGATTGTTTAGgtcttttagaaaattttattttcttataattcatCCATCAACTTGTTTGAAAATAAGATGGATAAGAGCATGGTCTTGGTCGTACCTTGGGTACACTCATTGACTCATGCGGCCTGTGGGCTAGTTGTACCGGAAGGTACACATCATCGACCAATACGGTCTGTGGTCTAGTCGTACCGGAAGGTACACATCATTGACCATGGTCTACTCGTACTGCTATGTACGTATCATTGACCTTATTGTCTAGCCATACTAAGTAGTATGGATCATTGACTAAAAATTCAAGATCTAACCACACAATGGTGTGGATCATTGATAAAAGAATGTGGAAACATTAgactaattttgttttagacATATAGCGTATCATCCTTTAataaggggtatcacttgttgtcttATACAAAATGAAAGTCATGTTATGACATGCTTAAAATTTTCTTAGGATTTAAAGTTTCTTTTAATCtgattttaacttttaaggattagattttaaaaattcaaaacagattttaagttttagttaaacatagacttatgttttgtttaaacaTATAGTGTATCATCCTTAAAAGGGGTATCGCTTGTTGTcttatacaaaactaaagttatGGAGGCTTTTAGGGTTTTAGATCcgaaattttagggtttaggttaaAATTTCGGATCTGATCAAATATGATCTAATAGAGTTTATAAGTTTTAGTAAAATCGATTTAGAAGTTTTAAACAAGAACTAGATTAACTTAATCAAATCagaaacctttaaaaaaatcGGATTCAAACCTAAAATTGAAACCGAAATAAAAACTTGAGCCGCAAgtaaaattagggttttgagatcTAACCTTTTACTTTGCCGatttttctccttggttcctttcTTAGAAACCCTAATCAATCAACAAAGAAAGAATTCAAAGTATGATTAGTTTAAGATCTAAGGAACAATTGAATGTAAAAGATCTTAGAGAGAGAAGTGGTTGGCGGCTAGGGTTTATGATATCTCCTAGTTTGGTTGATCTTGGAGCAtaatcgtgctgataacgtgttctaatcttagtgttcttgcttaagaactaatcgaaccagagagagagagagagagatcagatGCTTTTGTTTGTGAAGGAATAAGATGTCTTATTCATAAGCAAACAAAGGCTCTCCTTATTTAGGTTGGAGTTGGCTGCCTATTACACAAATGGGAGCAATGTGGGATTTTCTTAACTTAAGTTAAAAAGTCGGCCACTTAACAATAAAAGGAGAAACAAGGCCCAATCCATTAACACATGGTTGGTTTAATAAATCTCGGTTTAGTACAATCTCGGTTAAGTGTAACCTCGACCATTTGGTTATGAGCAATCCTTAAATCATCTGGTTTACAACAAAATACACGTAAACACGTGTTTTTTAGTAGAGCATTTATAGATAAATAGTGATGGTAACTCCAATTAGTCATGTGACATTGCAAAGCATATACACGGATCCAAGTTCAAGTTTCAGTAACATGGcgaatatt is a genomic window containing:
- the LOC108808189 gene encoding uncharacterized protein LOC108808189, with the protein product MSVPKMAKIVNLDFAPLTVRGDNYLQWALDVEISLGAKGLEHCIVPQNKATKKENSKTLMLIRHHIEESLKAQYLTVSDPYELWKELQMRYDHQKTLILPGATYEWIHIRIQDFKSVNEYNSAMFKIVSKLRLCGETVTDKQLLEKTFQTMSSSNMLLQQQYRQKGFKTYSELISCLLLAEQNNELLLKNSELRPPGSKHVPEANHTSNEPNDGAEANHVRYDHKGRGSSYGRGRGRKGHGRGRGQGGNSKGRNTPYDRPTQSNNGQGKGRGNGTSSKPQNPASSPCHRCGMMNHWAKNCRTAKHLVDLYQESLKGKNPEAHMVYKDEEDDFDHDNDDLMEFETSDILSMLNDDPVG